The Populus alba chromosome 6, ASM523922v2, whole genome shotgun sequence genomic interval ctatatttttacaGTAGTACAACATGTAGAAGTTTGgtcacatgtcaattttctggtatcctagaTCTGGAGGTTTCATCATAGACTTAGCAGCATAAAAGTTCTTTTTCAGCCTGTTCCTTTaaagtaaaatgcttctcgtcCATTTGATGACATAACCCTAATTCATTCTCATTGTATCTATAACCATATTCCTATAAGTACTACTATTATCATCTATAACTCTATGCATATTACTAGCACTataagttgacccaaccatcaTTTTTACCATGGTATCATAAGAAACATATGGTTCTTTGTGTATATATCAACacatgtattttctctaagaACCTTTTTTtggtagaagatgcatcattattACATCTGGatctagaagtttttttttttatttttacacctcttaCATGGACATCTAATACCACATTCACTAATATTTCTCGGATACGTAATTAAtaaaccctgaaccccattacaataatccatcatcTGCAACCCTTGGGGTAAATCTTGATACAACCATGAACCATCATCCATTACTTATATTAAACctatttaaataatgatgacaacatgtattactTAActaagttaactaaataaatttgtaaaaatattggtttagctcaaacttattcaatctattttaatagtactcTTAATTCCTTATCAATTATGTAcagaaattcaaatttctacACATTTACTGAAAATTTTAACTCGGTAATAAAATTGACAAGGAAATAAAATAGACCTATTAAATaagccattatttatttcatcagaAAACACTTAAGTAAAAAATCAACATAggtttcatcaatttacaaataaatataattttataaaatctaaaacaaaccctaacatgtacaaatcatcaATCCATATAACAAATTTTTATGAGAGAAAACTATAAAATGAGTAAAcatccaaacaaaatatatatatatactacaaaactttgcaaaaaaaaaaaaataacatttcaaaattgtattcaaataaaaaaaagggatagaTTTGCTTACATAAGATGGagaatcctcaataaaatttgaataagaaCACGGATGCTGACAAACCGATTGTTGTGTTGGGCAGATTTGTTAGGAGAGGTTGAGTTGTGTTGAAATTGAGGAGGGGAAGGgttgttgtttttgctttttgttgtaggaaaaaaaatgcatgaggAGTAAAATAGAAACGGGGGAGGGGAGAGGTGGGTCGATCGCtaggttataaattaaatatttttgatgaatttaCCGACAAAATTATTTCACCGATCATTTTGTCGGTAAAAAGTGTCATGTTACCATACGATTTGCCTTTCTAAATCCCATTGTAATACCATCCATAATTCCATCGGTATATATTGAGagattatttccgtcggtatatttaTGAATGAACTTTTATCATTGTGTTAATTCTGTTGGTAAAGCCGTTGGTAAAAGTTATATGACATcgtatttttttaggtttttttattccttcttttcCAACTACAAGATCCCTTAGTATATATTGACAAAATGTTTATGTTGGTGTTTACTAAGAAATATAGTGATGGGGAAATTTGTCGGTAGAATTTCCTATAATCGAtgaacaaaatgttttttgttggtattatttatttatttattaaatttatggtaatgtaaaaaaaagctatatagACACAAAAATCAGTATCAAAAGGAATATGACGTGAACATCAATTTGAAagctctctctatctctcttgtCAGGAAAAAGGCCTAATCATCACTATTTTGGCAAGTGGGAAGGCATGTTTTGTTGCATTCACgaagtttaatttttcatgttgtgACGTAGAGCAAGAAATAATAGAAGAATGCTTGTGTTTATTACTTTTTTCGTCTAGATATCAACTAAATTAtcttaaactattttaatttaaattttaagttattaaaatgctattatttttttaaactatgatagtatttaaaaaaattaaattataaaaacttaaataataaCATGAGATCTAAAAATAGTTTCGCATTAATTCTATTTATGAACAAGATTTCTTGCAGAGATGTACAGTCTAGAAATGTATGATGCACATGTGTTTTAAAAAGATTACATTCTCAATTATTCGAATACATGGATCATGGATGCATGGTGAAGGGCTGCTATCTGATAGGTCTCCATATACCCCGTAAGATCTTTAGGTCAAAGATTGTCCTTTGAATTTTGTTGTTCTTAACAAAGATTTCCAAAGCAATTAACAGTGCTTagaacttgaaaaataattcattactACTTATTATAATATTCTAGCCATCAAGAAACAGATGAAATGACAAAGAAAACTATGCATATCATtcctttaaaactaaaaatattttgctaCACTGTAAAGCATTATTGATTGAGAGAtttgtatataattatataGTGTCATGCAcaaatacaattatatatagGCAGACGAGGCCAAACTTCCATGATCGATTCCTCTCGTGTGGGTGGCATGATGTTGTTTCCTTTAGCTCTTTGCTATGCTTTTAAATGCAAGCAAGCTGCCTGGAATCTTTTAATTTGTGCATTAATAAacatggatatatatatttcgAAAGTCTGGAATGTGATGCATAATCCATGGAGGGAGAATTGTTTGCCCTAGCTAGCTAGTAATATACATGAGAGTAGGATTCAAGTGGTGATGTCCCaaagaagttaaaaaataaaatacatcgGAAGCATCCTAATTATTACTCCATTGAAATGTCTTGAAAGTTAGATGAGACAGTACAGGCCAGGTAATAATGTTCTAATTTGACTTGGTCTAATTACATGTAGCCTTAGATACGAACAAACAAAATCTCAAGGATGAGGAAAGTTCACGCTAATGTCtctttcatatttaaatttcacaatattattatcatatcCAGGGCAATGCCTTGATCCTTGAAAATTCTTCTAAAcctaaaagaaaaatcttatggATTCTTTTGATGATTACCTAATTTTGGCCCCCACGGTACTCCCACAATAGCAAACCAGCACAAATTACTActaataaaaagggaaaaatggggtacacaacaaattaattgaccGAACTTGAGTGATCATGGTCATGAACGCACATCGGCCCAAGTCCATGAGGTTTGGCCATTTCTATTGACCCACGAGAATGAATAAAATCTTTGGGTGGAATGGAATCATCAAGATGATGATTGTCATTTAAACACAAGAAACACGTAATAAGtgactttcttttgtttttttctatctgTAATGGTCATGAATGGATCCCAGATCCTGTCCTTGAATATCTTTGACAAAACTTGCATGCTGCATAGTGCATACTGTGTCTTTTGCCAACCACACACCAGGATTTCTTCCCTAGCCAGCCAAGATTTCCACCTCAATTTAATGCATGTTCccgtcctctctctctctctctctcgctctctctctctctatatatatatatatacatgcacaTACCCTCCTTTTCATACacaaacacacatatatatcTCTTCACCACGGACCCCTGTCCATTAGAACTCTGGCCAGCTTGGAACCCCTTGTTTACTTCTCTTAATTTCCTTGTTCTCAACTCGAGAAAGATAACCAAATAACAAAACTAGATCAATGGCTGAGAATCCTACCTTCACAATATGTCTTatggcaattttttttataactcgcTTAGCATCCACCCTCGGAAAATCCAAGCCATGGACTGGTTTTTTACCTCCTCAGATCCAAACCCTTGATTTCGCACGTAATCTTCATGTTGAGCCCGATGCCATCAAATCAGTCTCTTCTGATTACGGTAACATCGTCCATGAAAATCCAGCCGCAGTTCTTTATCCATCCTCAATAGAAGATATAAGGAGTTTAATAAAATTCTCGTACAATAACTACACCCCTTTTACTGTAGCTGCCAGGGGCCACGGCCATTCTGTTGGGGGACAGGCTATGGCTTCTAATGGAGTTGTAGTGGATATGATGAGTCTAAGGAATCATAAAAATGGGACTGGAATTACTGTCTCAAAATGCCCTTCATTGGGTTTCTATGCCGATGTTGGAGGTGAGCAGCTATGGATTGATGTTTTGCATTCCACCATGGAACATGGATTTGCTCCGGTGTCATGGACAGACTACTTGTACCTTAGCGTTGGCGGGACTCTCTCAAACGCTGGAATTAGCGGAACAACATTTCGATACGGCCCTCAGATTAGCAATGTCTATGAAATGGATGTTGTCACCGGTATGTATGAATGCTCTTAATTCCTTTTTTCGTTTTCTGCACTAGAAATTTATTTTGTCAAGCTGGAGATACCTACGTACTATAGCTCACCTGTTTGTTCAGCAATTAACTACACTCACAGTCTAATCTTTTTCTATAGAGATGAAAAGGTAAATAGATGATCACACATTTTACAACAGTCTTGTACtggtgttagaaaaaaaaaatatagtcatGGGATCTCCCAGTGAAAATCAATGCTAATTAAGTAAATCTTGAAAGTGATTCTAAAGATATGTTATAAATAGCACAACTTATACCAGaacaaatttcattaaaatGGCCACTTGTTCTGGTTGGGCAAATTAAAGGGCTAAATAGGAGATCTCCATGGACTGAGGAGTTATTTCAGCCAAAACAGTATGTGAAGGacattttttctgtttttattatttattgatcaGTACTTCAGCGTTTAACTCATGCGCGcgttatatattattaattaatttgttcttGTTTGGGTCATACAGGAAAAGGAGAACTTGTTACCTGCTCTTCACACACGAATTCTGAGCTATTTTATGCTGTTCTAGGAGGTTTAGGACAGTTTGGAATTATAACTAGAGCAAGAATAGCTTTAGAGCCAGCACCAAAGAGGGTACGAGAAATTATTTGCTGCTTTAGAATTACCATATATATGCTagctagatttattttttcaccacTTGTTGCCtcggctatatatatatatatagtgttttgttttttctctctaattttGTGCTGCTTATTGATCATTTATAGGTGAAGTGGATGCGAATGCTTTACAGCGATTTTTCTGCTTTTACAAGAGACCAAGAACGTTTAATCTCAATCAATGGAAGGAAGCAGAAGAATGCACTCGACTATTTGGAAGGTTCACTTCTTATGGCTCAAGGACCTCCAAATAATTGGAGATCCTCCTTCTTCCCATCATCCGATATCCCTAAAATAATGTCCCTGGTAACCCAACATGCCATCATCTACTGTCTAGAAGTAGCCAAATATTATGATGAGGGGACCAGACACACTGTTGACAAGGTACCTCGTCACCATCATAATCTATCACTAGTATATAGTATAGATccatttcttgattttcatAAGATTCTAGTGTAATAATATGGACTAAGGACAAAAttgttgttgtaattatttcttttataggaTCTGCAACAATTGTTCAAAGGTTTAAGCTTCGCTGCCGGGTTTAAGTATGAGAAAGATGTTTCCTTTGTGGATTTTCTAAATAGAGTCCGAAGTGGAGAGCAAAAGCTTCATTCGCAAGGATTATGGGATGTTCCTC includes:
- the LOC118047988 gene encoding cytokinin dehydrogenase 3 is translated as MAENPTFTICLMAIFFITRLASTLGKSKPWTGFLPPQIQTLDFARNLHVEPDAIKSVSSDYGNIVHENPAAVLYPSSIEDIRSLIKFSYNNYTPFTVAARGHGHSVGGQAMASNGVVVDMMSLRNHKNGTGITVSKCPSLGFYADVGGEQLWIDVLHSTMEHGFAPVSWTDYLYLSVGGTLSNAGISGTTFRYGPQISNVYEMDVVTGKGELVTCSSHTNSELFYAVLGGLGQFGIITRARIALEPAPKRVKWMRMLYSDFSAFTRDQERLISINGRKQKNALDYLEGSLLMAQGPPNNWRSSFFPSSDIPKIMSLVTQHAIIYCLEVAKYYDEGTRHTVDKDLQQLFKGLSFAAGFKYEKDVSFVDFLNRVRSGEQKLHSQGLWDVPHPWLNLFLPKSRILDFNKGVFHDLVLKRNITTGVVLFYPMNRKKWDDKMSAVIPEEDIFYTVGFLHSSGFNDWQAYDHQNKDILKFCDKAGIEIKQYLPRYSSNKEWINHFGSKWRNFRERKAQFDPKMMLSPGQRIFNDM